In Carya illinoinensis cultivar Pawnee chromosome 7, C.illinoinensisPawnee_v1, whole genome shotgun sequence, the following are encoded in one genomic region:
- the LOC122315942 gene encoding pyrophosphate-energized vacuolar membrane proton pump 1-like isoform X3 encodes MGVFGVIIFLFLGSVKGFSTESEPCTYNTGNYCKPALANAFFTTVAFLLGALTSVLSGFLGMKIATYANARTTLEARKGVGKAFITAFRSGAVMGFLLAANGLLVLWVTINLFKQYYEDDWEGLYESITGYGLGGSSMALFGRVGGGIYTKAADVGADLVGKVEKNIPEDDPRNPAVIADNVGDNVGDIAGMGSDLFGSYAESSCAALFVASISSFGVSLDYTAMSYPLIISSMGIVVCLATTVFATDLFEIKNVSEIEPSLKRQLLISTVLMTAGIAVVNFFALPSEFTLYDFGAEKAVKNWHIFFCVAIGLWAGLAIGYTTEYYTSNAYSPVQDVADSCRTGAATNVIFGLALGYKSVIIPIFSIAIAIYVSFSFAAMYGISVAALGMLSTIATGLAIDAYGPISDNAGGIAEMAGMSHKIRERTDALDAAGNTTAAIGKGFAIGSAALVSLALFGAYVSRAGIKTVDVLTPKVFIGLIVGAMLPYWFSAMTMKSVGSAALKMVEEVRRQFNSIPGLMEGLAKPDYATCVKISTDASLREMIPPGALVMLTPLIAGTIFGVETLAGVLAGSLVSGVQVAISASNTGGAWDNAKKYIEWQAGVNEHAKSLGPKGSDAHKAAVIGDTIGDPLKDTSGPSLNILIKLMAVESLVFAPFFATHGGLIFKLF; translated from the exons ATGGGAGTATTTGGTGTCATCATTTTCCTCTTCCTGGGTTCAGTCAAGGGCTTCAGCACCGAAAGTGAACCTTGCACTTACAATACAGGGAATTATTGTAAACCAGCTTTGGCCAATGCCTTCTTTACCACTGTTGCATTCTTGCTTGGGGCTCTTACCTCAGTTCTTTCTGGTTTTCTTGGGATGAAGATTGCTACCTATGCCAATGCTAGAACCACTCTAGAGGCAAGGAAAGGTGTTGGTAAGGCTTTCATTACAGCTTTTCGCTCTGGTGCTGTAATGGGGTTCCTTCTTGCTGCCAATGGCCTTTTGGTGCTGTGGGTCACCATCAATCTATTCAAGCAGTATTATGAAGATGACTGGGAAGGGCTTTATGAATCTATTACAGGTTATGGACTTGGAGGTTCTTCAATGGCACTTTTTGGAAGAGTTGGAGGAGGTATATATACAAAAGCTGCTGATGTTGGTGCTGACCTTGTAGGAAAAGTTGAGAAGAATATCCCCGAAGATGATCCTAGAAACCCAGCt GTTATTGCGGACAACGTGGGTGATAATGTAGGAGACATTGCTGGAATGGGTTCTGACCTGTTCGGGTCTTATGCTGAGTCATCCTGTGCAGCACTCTTTGTTGCATCAATATCATCTTTTGGTGTCTCTCTTGACTACACCGCAATGTCTTATCCTCTAATTATAAGCTCAATGGGGATTGTTGTTTGCTTAGCAACAACAGTTTTTGCAACTGATCTTTTTGAGATCAAGAATGTGAGTGAGATTGAACCATCCTTGAAGAGACAACTTCTTATATCAACTGTCTTGATGACTGCTGGTATTGCCGTGGTCAACTTCTTTGCTTTGCCATCAGAATTTACTCTTTATGATTTTGGGGCTGAGAAGGCTGTAAAGAATTG GCACATTTTCTTCTGTGTTGCCATTGGCTTGTGGGCTGGACTTGCTATTGGGTACACTACAGAATATTATACCAGCAATGCTTACAG TCCGGTGCAGGATGTGGCAGATTCTTGCAGGACGGGTGCTGCtacaaatgtgatttttggtttGGCACTGGGATACAAATCTGTCATCATTCCCATATTTTCCATTGCCATTGCCATTTATGTGAGCTTTAGCTTTGCTGCTATGTATGGAATTTCTGTGGCTGCTTTAGGAATGCTCAGCACCATTGCCACTGGTCTAGCAATAGATGCTTATGGCCCCATAAGTGACAATGCTGGGGGAATTGCAGAAATGGCTGGTATGAGCCATAAGATACGGGAAAGAACAGATGCTTTAGATGCTGCCGGAAATACTACTGCTGCTATTGGCAAG GGTTTTGCTATTGGATCGGCTGCTCTTGTTTCCCTAGCTTTGTTTGGTGCCTATGTGAGCAGGGCAGGTATCAAGACCGTTGATGTGTTGACTCCAAAGGTCTTCATTGGGTTGATTGTGGGAGCCATGCTTCCATACTGGTTTTCAGCCATGACAATGAAGAGTGTTGGAAGTGCAGCTCTCAAAATGGTTGAAGAGGTTCGCCGGCAATTCAATTCTATTCCTGGCCTTATGGAAGGACTGGCAAAACCAGACTATGCAACCTGTGTCAAGATCTCTACCGATGCTTCACTAAGGGAAATGATCCCACCTGGTGCTTTAGTCATGCTCACACCACTTATTGCCGGCACCATCTTTGGAGTGGAGACTCTTGCTGGGGTTCTTGCCGGTTCACTTGTTTCTGGTGTACAG GTTGCCATCTCAGCTTCCAACACAGGTGGTGCATGGGATAATGCAAAGAAATACATAGAG TGGCAGGCTGGTGTGAATGAACATGCTAAATCACTAGGTCCTAAGGGTTCAGACGCTCACAAGGCGGCTGTCATAGGCGACACAATCGGAGATCCTCTCAAGGACACATCTGGTCCATCACTCAACATCCTCATCAAGCTCATGGCTGTCGAGTCCTTGGTGTTTGCTCCATTCTTTGCAACTCATGGGGGCTTGATTTTCAaactgttttga
- the LOC122315942 gene encoding pyrophosphate-energized vacuolar membrane proton pump-like isoform X2 yields MGVMCEEVTQVVIPAAAFIGIGFALLQWFLVSKVRVSGDSDDYDHEYKGSLIDEAEFEEGVDGLEASIKCAEIQNAISVGATSFLFTEYRYLGIFMGVFGVIIFLFLGSVKGFSTESEPCTYNTGNYCKPALANAFFTTVAFLLGALTSVLSGFLGMKIATYANARTTLEARKGVGKAFITAFRSGAVMGFLLAANGLLVLWVTINLFKQYYEDDWEGLYESITGYGLGGSSMALFGRVGGGIYTKAADVGADLVGKVEKNIPEDDPRNPAVIADNVGDNVGDIAGMGSDLFGSYAESSCAALFVASISSFGVSLDYTAMSYPLIISSMGIVVCLATTVFATDLFEIKNVSEIEPSLKRQLLISTVLMTAGIAVVNFFALPSEFTLYDFGAEKAVKNWHIFFCVAIGLWAGLAIGYTTEYYTSNAYSPVQDVADSCRTGAATNVIFGLALGYKSVIIPIFSIAIAIYVSFSFAAMYGISVAALGMLSTIATGLAIDAYGPISDNAGGIAEMAGMSHKIRERTDALDAAGNTTAAIGKGFAIGSAALVSLALFGAYVSRAGIKTVDVLTPKVFIGLIVGAMLPYWFSAMTMKSVGSAALKMVEEVRRQFNSIPGLMEGLAKPDYATCVKISTDASLREMIPPGALVMLTPLIAGTIFGVETLAGVLAGSLVSGVQVAISASNTGGAWDNAKKYIEAGVNEHAKSLGPKGSDAHKAAVIGDTIGDPLKDTSGPSLNILIKLMAVESLVFAPFFATHGGLIFKLF; encoded by the exons ATGGGTGTGATGTGTGAGGAAGTTACGCAGGTTGTGATACCTGCGGCTGCTTTCATTGGGATTGGGTTTGCTTTGCTTCAGTGGTTCTTGGTCTCCAAGGTCAGGGTGTCTGGTGATTCTGATGATTATGATCATGAATATAAGGGCAGCCTTATTGATGAAGCAGAGTTTGAGGAGGGTGTAGACGGTCTCGAGGCTTCCATCAAGTGTGCTGAAATTCAGAATGCCATTTCTGTCg GGGCCACCTCGTTTCTGTTTACTGAGTATAGATATCTTGGTATCTTCATGGGAGTATTTGGTGTCATCATTTTCCTCTTCCTGGGTTCAGTCAAGGGCTTCAGCACCGAAAGTGAACCTTGCACTTACAATACAGGGAATTATTGTAAACCAGCTTTGGCCAATGCCTTCTTTACCACTGTTGCATTCTTGCTTGGGGCTCTTACCTCAGTTCTTTCTGGTTTTCTTGGGATGAAGATTGCTACCTATGCCAATGCTAGAACCACTCTAGAGGCAAGGAAAGGTGTTGGTAAGGCTTTCATTACAGCTTTTCGCTCTGGTGCTGTAATGGGGTTCCTTCTTGCTGCCAATGGCCTTTTGGTGCTGTGGGTCACCATCAATCTATTCAAGCAGTATTATGAAGATGACTGGGAAGGGCTTTATGAATCTATTACAGGTTATGGACTTGGAGGTTCTTCAATGGCACTTTTTGGAAGAGTTGGAGGAGGTATATATACAAAAGCTGCTGATGTTGGTGCTGACCTTGTAGGAAAAGTTGAGAAGAATATCCCCGAAGATGATCCTAGAAACCCAGCt GTTATTGCGGACAACGTGGGTGATAATGTAGGAGACATTGCTGGAATGGGTTCTGACCTGTTCGGGTCTTATGCTGAGTCATCCTGTGCAGCACTCTTTGTTGCATCAATATCATCTTTTGGTGTCTCTCTTGACTACACCGCAATGTCTTATCCTCTAATTATAAGCTCAATGGGGATTGTTGTTTGCTTAGCAACAACAGTTTTTGCAACTGATCTTTTTGAGATCAAGAATGTGAGTGAGATTGAACCATCCTTGAAGAGACAACTTCTTATATCAACTGTCTTGATGACTGCTGGTATTGCCGTGGTCAACTTCTTTGCTTTGCCATCAGAATTTACTCTTTATGATTTTGGGGCTGAGAAGGCTGTAAAGAATTG GCACATTTTCTTCTGTGTTGCCATTGGCTTGTGGGCTGGACTTGCTATTGGGTACACTACAGAATATTATACCAGCAATGCTTACAG TCCGGTGCAGGATGTGGCAGATTCTTGCAGGACGGGTGCTGCtacaaatgtgatttttggtttGGCACTGGGATACAAATCTGTCATCATTCCCATATTTTCCATTGCCATTGCCATTTATGTGAGCTTTAGCTTTGCTGCTATGTATGGAATTTCTGTGGCTGCTTTAGGAATGCTCAGCACCATTGCCACTGGTCTAGCAATAGATGCTTATGGCCCCATAAGTGACAATGCTGGGGGAATTGCAGAAATGGCTGGTATGAGCCATAAGATACGGGAAAGAACAGATGCTTTAGATGCTGCCGGAAATACTACTGCTGCTATTGGCAAG GGTTTTGCTATTGGATCGGCTGCTCTTGTTTCCCTAGCTTTGTTTGGTGCCTATGTGAGCAGGGCAGGTATCAAGACCGTTGATGTGTTGACTCCAAAGGTCTTCATTGGGTTGATTGTGGGAGCCATGCTTCCATACTGGTTTTCAGCCATGACAATGAAGAGTGTTGGAAGTGCAGCTCTCAAAATGGTTGAAGAGGTTCGCCGGCAATTCAATTCTATTCCTGGCCTTATGGAAGGACTGGCAAAACCAGACTATGCAACCTGTGTCAAGATCTCTACCGATGCTTCACTAAGGGAAATGATCCCACCTGGTGCTTTAGTCATGCTCACACCACTTATTGCCGGCACCATCTTTGGAGTGGAGACTCTTGCTGGGGTTCTTGCCGGTTCACTTGTTTCTGGTGTACAG GTTGCCATCTCAGCTTCCAACACAGGTGGTGCATGGGATAATGCAAAGAAATACATAGAG GCTGGTGTGAATGAACATGCTAAATCACTAGGTCCTAAGGGTTCAGACGCTCACAAGGCGGCTGTCATAGGCGACACAATCGGAGATCCTCTCAAGGACACATCTGGTCCATCACTCAACATCCTCATCAAGCTCATGGCTGTCGAGTCCTTGGTGTTTGCTCCATTCTTTGCAACTCATGGGGGCTTGATTTTCAaactgttttga
- the LOC122315942 gene encoding pyrophosphate-energized vacuolar membrane proton pump-like isoform X1 has translation MGVMCEEVTQVVIPAAAFIGIGFALLQWFLVSKVRVSGDSDDYDHEYKGSLIDEAEFEEGVDGLEASIKCAEIQNAISVGATSFLFTEYRYLGIFMGVFGVIIFLFLGSVKGFSTESEPCTYNTGNYCKPALANAFFTTVAFLLGALTSVLSGFLGMKIATYANARTTLEARKGVGKAFITAFRSGAVMGFLLAANGLLVLWVTINLFKQYYEDDWEGLYESITGYGLGGSSMALFGRVGGGIYTKAADVGADLVGKVEKNIPEDDPRNPAVIADNVGDNVGDIAGMGSDLFGSYAESSCAALFVASISSFGVSLDYTAMSYPLIISSMGIVVCLATTVFATDLFEIKNVSEIEPSLKRQLLISTVLMTAGIAVVNFFALPSEFTLYDFGAEKAVKNWHIFFCVAIGLWAGLAIGYTTEYYTSNAYSPVQDVADSCRTGAATNVIFGLALGYKSVIIPIFSIAIAIYVSFSFAAMYGISVAALGMLSTIATGLAIDAYGPISDNAGGIAEMAGMSHKIRERTDALDAAGNTTAAIGKGFAIGSAALVSLALFGAYVSRAGIKTVDVLTPKVFIGLIVGAMLPYWFSAMTMKSVGSAALKMVEEVRRQFNSIPGLMEGLAKPDYATCVKISTDASLREMIPPGALVMLTPLIAGTIFGVETLAGVLAGSLVSGVQVAISASNTGGAWDNAKKYIEWQAGVNEHAKSLGPKGSDAHKAAVIGDTIGDPLKDTSGPSLNILIKLMAVESLVFAPFFATHGGLIFKLF, from the exons ATGGGTGTGATGTGTGAGGAAGTTACGCAGGTTGTGATACCTGCGGCTGCTTTCATTGGGATTGGGTTTGCTTTGCTTCAGTGGTTCTTGGTCTCCAAGGTCAGGGTGTCTGGTGATTCTGATGATTATGATCATGAATATAAGGGCAGCCTTATTGATGAAGCAGAGTTTGAGGAGGGTGTAGACGGTCTCGAGGCTTCCATCAAGTGTGCTGAAATTCAGAATGCCATTTCTGTCg GGGCCACCTCGTTTCTGTTTACTGAGTATAGATATCTTGGTATCTTCATGGGAGTATTTGGTGTCATCATTTTCCTCTTCCTGGGTTCAGTCAAGGGCTTCAGCACCGAAAGTGAACCTTGCACTTACAATACAGGGAATTATTGTAAACCAGCTTTGGCCAATGCCTTCTTTACCACTGTTGCATTCTTGCTTGGGGCTCTTACCTCAGTTCTTTCTGGTTTTCTTGGGATGAAGATTGCTACCTATGCCAATGCTAGAACCACTCTAGAGGCAAGGAAAGGTGTTGGTAAGGCTTTCATTACAGCTTTTCGCTCTGGTGCTGTAATGGGGTTCCTTCTTGCTGCCAATGGCCTTTTGGTGCTGTGGGTCACCATCAATCTATTCAAGCAGTATTATGAAGATGACTGGGAAGGGCTTTATGAATCTATTACAGGTTATGGACTTGGAGGTTCTTCAATGGCACTTTTTGGAAGAGTTGGAGGAGGTATATATACAAAAGCTGCTGATGTTGGTGCTGACCTTGTAGGAAAAGTTGAGAAGAATATCCCCGAAGATGATCCTAGAAACCCAGCt GTTATTGCGGACAACGTGGGTGATAATGTAGGAGACATTGCTGGAATGGGTTCTGACCTGTTCGGGTCTTATGCTGAGTCATCCTGTGCAGCACTCTTTGTTGCATCAATATCATCTTTTGGTGTCTCTCTTGACTACACCGCAATGTCTTATCCTCTAATTATAAGCTCAATGGGGATTGTTGTTTGCTTAGCAACAACAGTTTTTGCAACTGATCTTTTTGAGATCAAGAATGTGAGTGAGATTGAACCATCCTTGAAGAGACAACTTCTTATATCAACTGTCTTGATGACTGCTGGTATTGCCGTGGTCAACTTCTTTGCTTTGCCATCAGAATTTACTCTTTATGATTTTGGGGCTGAGAAGGCTGTAAAGAATTG GCACATTTTCTTCTGTGTTGCCATTGGCTTGTGGGCTGGACTTGCTATTGGGTACACTACAGAATATTATACCAGCAATGCTTACAG TCCGGTGCAGGATGTGGCAGATTCTTGCAGGACGGGTGCTGCtacaaatgtgatttttggtttGGCACTGGGATACAAATCTGTCATCATTCCCATATTTTCCATTGCCATTGCCATTTATGTGAGCTTTAGCTTTGCTGCTATGTATGGAATTTCTGTGGCTGCTTTAGGAATGCTCAGCACCATTGCCACTGGTCTAGCAATAGATGCTTATGGCCCCATAAGTGACAATGCTGGGGGAATTGCAGAAATGGCTGGTATGAGCCATAAGATACGGGAAAGAACAGATGCTTTAGATGCTGCCGGAAATACTACTGCTGCTATTGGCAAG GGTTTTGCTATTGGATCGGCTGCTCTTGTTTCCCTAGCTTTGTTTGGTGCCTATGTGAGCAGGGCAGGTATCAAGACCGTTGATGTGTTGACTCCAAAGGTCTTCATTGGGTTGATTGTGGGAGCCATGCTTCCATACTGGTTTTCAGCCATGACAATGAAGAGTGTTGGAAGTGCAGCTCTCAAAATGGTTGAAGAGGTTCGCCGGCAATTCAATTCTATTCCTGGCCTTATGGAAGGACTGGCAAAACCAGACTATGCAACCTGTGTCAAGATCTCTACCGATGCTTCACTAAGGGAAATGATCCCACCTGGTGCTTTAGTCATGCTCACACCACTTATTGCCGGCACCATCTTTGGAGTGGAGACTCTTGCTGGGGTTCTTGCCGGTTCACTTGTTTCTGGTGTACAG GTTGCCATCTCAGCTTCCAACACAGGTGGTGCATGGGATAATGCAAAGAAATACATAGAG TGGCAGGCTGGTGTGAATGAACATGCTAAATCACTAGGTCCTAAGGGTTCAGACGCTCACAAGGCGGCTGTCATAGGCGACACAATCGGAGATCCTCTCAAGGACACATCTGGTCCATCACTCAACATCCTCATCAAGCTCATGGCTGTCGAGTCCTTGGTGTTTGCTCCATTCTTTGCAACTCATGGGGGCTTGATTTTCAaactgttttga
- the LOC122315946 gene encoding calreticulin: MAFRARNPNILSLLLLSLLAIASAKVYFEERFNDGWESRWVKSDWKKDENVAGEWNFTAGKWHGDPNDKGIQTSEDYRFYAISAEFPEFSNKDTTLVFQFSVKHEQKLDCGGGYMKLLSGEIDQKKFGGDTPYSIMFGPDICGYSTKKVHAILHYKETNHLIKKDVPCETDQLSHVYTFILKPDATYSILIDNVEKQSGSLYSDWSILPPKKIKDPEAKKPEDWDDKEYIPDPEDKKPEGYDDIPKEIPDSDAKKPEDWDDEEDGEWTPPTIANPEYKGPWNPKKIKNPNYQGKWKAPMIDNPEFKDDPYIYVYPSLKYVGIELWQVKSGTLFDNVLITDDPEYAKQLAEETWGKHKDAEKAAFDEAEKKTEEEEEKDDHIDSDAEDEDDDAGEDSDAEAKLDESTDSAEAEEEEKHDEL; this comes from the exons ATGGCATTTAGGGCTCGTAACCCTAacattctctctcttctccttctctctctcctcgcgATCGCCTCCGCAAAAGTTTACTTCGAAGAACGCTTCaacg ATGGATGGGAAAGTCGGTGGGTTAAATCTGATTGGAAGAAAGATGAAAATGTGGCTGGGGAATGGAACTTCACCGCGGGTAAATGGCATGGAGACCCTAATGACAAAG GTATCCAGACTAGCGAAGACTACCGGTTTTATGCTATTTCTGCTGAGTTCCCTGAATTCAGCAACAAGGATACGACCCTAGTCTTCCAATTTTCTGTGAAGCATGAACAGAAGCTTGACTGCGGTGGTGGTTACATGAAATTGCTTAGTGGTGAAATTGATCAGAAGAAATTCGGTGGGGATACTCCTTACAG TATCATGTTTGGGCCAGATATCTGTGGCTACAGCACCAAGAAAGTCCATGCTATCCTCCACTATAAGGAAACAAATCACTTGATCAAGAAGGATGTCCCGTGTGAGACTGACCAACTCAGTCATGTTTATACTTTTATACTCAAGCCAGATGCCACCTACAGCATTCTAATTGACAATGTGGAAAAGCAATCTGGGAGTCTCTACAGCGACTGGAGTATCCTTCCTCCAAAGAAAATCAAGGATCCTGAGGCCAAGAAA CCAGAAGACTGGGATGACAAAGAGTACATTCCTGATCCTGAGGACAAGAAGCCAGAG GGCTATGATGACATCCCAAAAGAAATTCCTGACTCTGATGCCAAAAAG CCTGAAGACTGGGATGATGAAGAGGATGGTGAATGGACACCCCCAACTATTGCAAACCCTGAATACAAGGGCCCATGGAACCCAAAG AAAATTAAGAACCCCAACTACCAGGGAAAGTGGAAGGCACCAATGATCGACAACCCAG AGTTCAAGGATGATCCATATATCTATGTCTACCCTAGTTTGAAGTATGTCGGCATTGAACTGTGGCAG GTGAAATCCGGAACCTTGTTTGACAATGTTTTGATTACTGATGATCCGGAATATGCCAAGCAGCTGGCAGAAGAAACATGGGGCAAGCACAAGGAT GCTGAGAAAGCGGCATTTGATGAGGCAGAGAAAAAGACAGAGGAAGAG GAAGAAAAGGATGACCATATTGATTCTGAT GCAGAGGATGAGGATGATGATGCAGGAGAAGATTCTGATGCCGAAGCCAAACTCGACGAAAGTACAGACAGTGCTGAAGCCGAGGAAGAGGAGAAACAT GATGAACTGTAA
- the LOC122315947 gene encoding RNA pseudouridine synthase 1, which produces MPLPSCLQPLPTTNFLSRFPKPLFPLSCLTTASPAMSNQPGPTKPTSENTLQTPQNYPVPLSPPLPPISKSVELNRAESASSKSSLFALSRTHVVYEDEWLIAVNKPQGVYCESVLASVPQLLCDAAESDGRLSEGTKIIKSPELHLANRLDRDTTGVMLITKSHKVASKLVQAFTNHKVTKTYIAHCVGPAPKWEKITIKSGHGRSKFGAWRVYAASDVGRMLPGGSVVRDMETSFEVLSINGQGSFKEPSEFRKDEENTIVVEERAVIDSDIKKDEILVRAYPRSGRTHQIRLHCQYLGISIRGDVKYEGVYEWKGRTYDGHELHAESLSFEHPVTGIPIMFQAPLPLWPSQALQQ; this is translated from the exons ATGCCACTCCCTTCCTGTCTTCAACCCTTACCCACCACGAACTTCCTCTCGAGGTTCCCCAAGCCCCTCTTCCCTCTCAGCTGCCTGACAACCGCCTCCCCCGCCATGTCTAACCAACCCGGCCCAACAAAACCCACTTCTGAAAACACCCTCCAAACCCCACAAAATTACCCCGTGCCACTCTCTCCCCCACTGCCTCCCATCTCCAAGAGCGTAGAGCTCAACAGAGCCGAGTCTGCCTCCTCTAAGTCCAGTCTCTTTGCTCTCTCTAGAACCCATGTGGTGTATGAGGACGAATGGCTCATTGCAGTGAACAAGCCCCAGGGGGTCTACTGTGAGAGCGTGTTGGCCTCCGTCCCTCAACTTCTCTGTGACGCGGCCGAGTCTGATGGACGACTCAGTGAAG GGACCAAGATCATCAAGTCTCCAGAGCTTCATCTTGCTAACCGACTTGATCGTGACACCACTGGGGTTATGCTGATAACAAAGTCCCACAAAGTAGCTTCTAAGCTTGTCCAGGCATTCACTAATCACAAGGTTACCAAAACATACATTGCTCACTGTGTTGGTCCAGCTCCAAAATGGGAAAAAATAACCATTAAATCAGGTCATGGCAGGTCAAAGTTTGGGGCCTGGCGTGTTTATGCTGCATCAGATGTTGGTCGGATGCTACCGGGTGGATCAGTAGTCAGAGACATGGAAACATCATTTGAAGTATTATCAATAAATGGACAAGGGAGCTTCAAAGAGCCATCTGAATTTAGGAAAGATGAAGAAAACACTATTGTGGTTGAAGAGAGAGCTGTAATAGACAGCGATATAAAGAAGGATGAGATATTGGTAAGAGCTTATCCTCGAAGTGGAAGAACACATCAAATTCGCTTACATTGTCAATATCTTGGAATTTCCATCAGAGGGGACGTGAAATATGAAGGTGTCTATGAGTGGAAAGGGAGAACTTATGATGGCCATGAACTTCATGCGGAGAGCTTATCATTTGAGCACCCTGTTACTGGTATTCCTATCATGTTTCAAGCACCTCTACCTCTATGGCCCAGCCAGGCATTGCagcaataa